A window from Pseudomonas alloputida encodes these proteins:
- a CDS encoding HlyD family secretion protein, translated as MNRYAPRIFATALIALLAAAGGLGYWKSLHDQLPEGLSMGNGRLEATEVQIASKIPGRLAEVLVDEGDNVIRGQLLARIDTRTMEAQRSQAEAEVLRARENYAAAQASVQLRQSELLLASQELKRVREIFQRKFASQQLLDQQQARFDTANAAVVAARAQLAAIKAAIGAAEAQVAQLTSEIDDSSLRAPINGIIQLRLAEPGEVLGAGGRVLMLIDPSDQYMNLYLPASTSGRLTVGDQARIVLDALPERALPAKVAFVAAKAQFTPKQVETRDERQKLVFRVKLRLSDPGAVPQAKPGMPGAGYVRTAEVDWPANLQ; from the coding sequence CGGCGGGCTGGGGTACTGGAAGTCGCTCCACGACCAGTTGCCCGAAGGCCTGAGCATGGGCAACGGGCGCCTGGAAGCCACCGAAGTGCAGATCGCCAGCAAGATCCCCGGTCGCCTGGCCGAAGTACTGGTCGATGAAGGCGACAACGTGATCCGTGGCCAGCTACTGGCGCGCATCGACACCCGCACCATGGAAGCCCAGCGCAGCCAGGCCGAAGCCGAAGTGCTGCGCGCCCGGGAAAACTACGCCGCCGCACAGGCCAGCGTGCAACTGCGCCAGAGTGAACTGCTGTTGGCCAGCCAGGAGCTCAAGCGCGTACGCGAAATCTTCCAGCGCAAGTTCGCCAGCCAGCAGTTGCTCGACCAACAGCAGGCGCGCTTTGACACGGCCAACGCAGCAGTAGTCGCTGCCCGCGCCCAACTGGCAGCGATCAAGGCCGCCATTGGCGCCGCCGAAGCCCAAGTGGCGCAGCTCACCAGCGAAATCGACGACAGCAGCCTGCGTGCGCCCATCAACGGCATCATCCAGCTGCGCCTGGCCGAACCCGGTGAAGTGCTGGGTGCCGGCGGCCGTGTGCTGATGCTGATCGACCCCAGCGACCAGTACATGAACCTGTACCTGCCAGCGTCCACCAGCGGCCGGCTGACTGTAGGCGACCAGGCGCGCATCGTGCTCGACGCCCTGCCCGAGCGCGCGCTGCCGGCCAAGGTGGCCTTTGTCGCAGCCAAGGCCCAGTTCACCCCCAAACAGGTGGAAACCCGCGACGAACGGCAAAAGCTGGTGTTCCGGGTCAAACTGCGCCTGAGCGACCCAGGCGCCGTGCCGCAAGCCAAACCAGGCATGCCAGGCGCCGGCTATGTACGCACGGCTGAGGTGGACTGGCCGGCCAACCTGCAATGA
- the rbbA gene encoding ribosome-associated ATPase/putative transporter RbbA has protein sequence MNAPALLAEGISHRYGDLIALHPLGFSLPVGTRCALIGPDGAGKSTLLGLIAGVKRLQQGELQVLGGSIRQRRHRTALYPKVAFMPQGLGNNLYPELSISENIRFFATLFGLGRRECEQRMANLLQATDLQHFAQRPAGKLSGGMKQKLGLCCALIHEPDLLILDEPTTGVDPLSRRRFWELVEQVRAQRPQLTLLVATAYMEEAEQFEHCLMLDGGRLLAAGPSHELAAVTSSGKLDDAFTHYQGAGKAQHQPLAIPPRQATDGPVAIEAHDLTLRFGDFTAVNKVSFAIGRGEIFGFLGSNGCGKTTTMKVLTGLMPASEGSASLLGRPVDASDLATRKRVGFMSQSFSLYGELSTRQNLALHARLFDLPKAESAQRIDELIERFDLAAIADQPSGALPLGLRQRLSLAVAVLHRPEVLILDEPTSGVDPAARDDFWRLLVELSREQGVTIFLSTHFMNEAQRCDRISLMHAGRVLACDTPDALQHQYQGDTLEDAFVRCLEQAQELAPAATDSNVLEQASTPTLPLRRGFSLRRLLAVAVREGKELLRDKVRLAFALLGAVFMMVIFGYGISLDVENLAFAVHDQDQSPQSRAYLEAFRGSRYFAEQAPIRDSSELHQRLQRSEIKLALEIPPGFGRDLYAGRQPVVAAWLDGGMPFRAETSRNYVEAVHQANLEQLAKASPQPQPRQDPVRLETRFRYNQDVVSVNAIGPGVMALILAFIPAMLTALGIVREKELGSITNFYATPLTRLEFLLGKQMPYLAVSLVNLALLVAMNRWLFAVPLKGSVLALACGGVAYLLATTSLGLLISAFTRTQIAAILGTMIITSLPTIQFSGLIVPRSSLDGAAAVMGQLFPAGYFLDIAVGTFTKALGLRELWPQCLILLSFFAAFTGLSLAMLKKQEA, from the coding sequence ATGAACGCCCCGGCACTGCTGGCCGAAGGCATCAGCCACCGTTACGGCGACCTGATAGCCCTCCACCCACTAGGCTTCAGCCTTCCTGTGGGTACCCGATGCGCGCTGATCGGCCCTGACGGGGCTGGCAAATCGACCCTGCTGGGGCTGATCGCCGGCGTGAAACGCCTACAGCAGGGAGAGCTGCAGGTGCTGGGTGGCTCGATCCGCCAACGCCGCCATCGCACGGCGCTCTACCCCAAAGTGGCGTTCATGCCGCAGGGGCTGGGCAACAACCTGTACCCGGAACTGTCGATCAGCGAGAACATCCGTTTTTTCGCCACCCTGTTCGGGCTGGGCCGCCGCGAGTGTGAACAGCGCATGGCCAATCTGTTGCAGGCCACCGACCTGCAGCACTTTGCCCAGCGCCCGGCCGGCAAGCTGTCGGGTGGCATGAAGCAGAAGCTGGGCCTTTGCTGCGCGCTGATCCACGAGCCAGACCTGCTTATCCTGGACGAGCCGACCACCGGCGTTGACCCACTGTCGCGGCGGCGCTTCTGGGAGCTGGTTGAACAGGTTCGCGCACAACGCCCGCAACTGACCCTGCTGGTGGCTACCGCCTACATGGAAGAAGCCGAACAGTTCGAGCATTGCCTGATGCTCGATGGCGGCCGGCTGCTGGCCGCCGGCCCTAGCCACGAACTGGCTGCAGTCACCTCGAGCGGCAAACTGGATGATGCCTTTACCCATTACCAGGGCGCGGGCAAGGCGCAGCATCAACCACTGGCAATCCCGCCGCGCCAAGCCACGGACGGCCCGGTCGCCATCGAGGCACACGACCTGACCCTGCGCTTTGGCGACTTCACAGCGGTGAACAAGGTCAGTTTCGCCATTGGCCGCGGGGAGATCTTCGGCTTCCTGGGTTCCAACGGTTGCGGCAAGACCACCACCATGAAAGTGCTCACCGGCCTGATGCCGGCCAGCGAGGGCAGCGCCAGCCTGCTGGGTCGCCCGGTGGACGCCAGCGACCTGGCTACACGCAAGCGGGTCGGCTTCATGTCGCAGAGTTTCTCTCTGTATGGCGAGCTCAGCACCCGGCAGAACCTGGCCCTGCATGCCCGCCTGTTCGACTTGCCCAAAGCCGAGAGCGCCCAGCGCATCGATGAGCTGATCGAGCGCTTCGACCTCGCCGCTATCGCCGACCAACCGTCTGGCGCCCTGCCCCTTGGTTTGCGCCAGCGCCTGTCGCTGGCAGTGGCGGTTCTGCATCGCCCGGAAGTCTTGATCCTCGACGAACCGACCTCCGGCGTCGACCCCGCCGCCCGCGACGACTTCTGGCGCCTGCTGGTAGAACTGTCCCGCGAGCAGGGCGTGACCATTTTCCTCTCCACCCACTTCATGAACGAAGCCCAGCGCTGCGATCGTATTTCGCTGATGCACGCCGGGCGGGTGCTGGCCTGCGACACGCCCGATGCCCTGCAGCACCAGTACCAGGGCGACACGCTGGAAGACGCGTTCGTCCGCTGCCTGGAACAGGCCCAGGAACTGGCGCCAGCCGCCACCGACAGCAACGTGCTGGAACAGGCGTCCACCCCCACCCTACCGCTACGCCGGGGCTTCAGCCTGCGCCGCCTGCTGGCAGTGGCCGTCCGTGAGGGCAAGGAGTTGCTGCGCGACAAGGTGCGCCTGGCCTTCGCCTTACTGGGCGCAGTGTTCATGATGGTGATCTTCGGCTACGGCATTTCACTGGATGTGGAAAACCTCGCCTTCGCCGTGCACGATCAGGACCAGAGCCCGCAAAGTCGTGCCTACCTCGAAGCCTTCCGTGGCTCACGCTACTTCGCCGAACAGGCGCCGATCCGCGACAGCAGCGAGCTGCACCAGCGCCTGCAACGCTCGGAAATCAAACTGGCACTGGAAATTCCGCCCGGCTTTGGTCGCGACCTGTACGCAGGACGCCAGCCGGTGGTGGCTGCCTGGCTCGACGGTGGCATGCCGTTCCGCGCCGAAACCAGCCGCAACTACGTGGAAGCCGTGCACCAGGCCAACCTGGAGCAACTGGCAAAGGCCAGCCCACAACCGCAGCCACGCCAGGACCCGGTGCGCCTGGAAACGCGTTTCCGCTACAACCAGGATGTGGTCAGCGTGAACGCCATCGGCCCGGGCGTGATGGCACTGATACTGGCCTTCATTCCGGCCATGCTCACGGCACTGGGCATCGTGCGCGAGAAGGAGCTCGGCTCCATCACCAACTTCTACGCCACACCCCTCACCCGCCTGGAATTCCTGCTTGGCAAGCAGATGCCCTACCTGGCTGTGAGCCTGGTCAACCTGGCGCTGCTGGTGGCGATGAACCGCTGGCTGTTCGCCGTACCGCTCAAGGGCAGCGTACTGGCTTTGGCATGTGGCGGCGTGGCCTACCTGCTGGCAACCACCAGCCTGGGCCTGCTGATTTCGGCATTCACCCGCACCCAGATCGCCGCCATTCTCGGCACCATGATCATTACCAGCCTGCCGACCATCCAGTTTTCCGGGCTGATCGTGCCACGCTCGTCGCTGGACGGCGCGGCAGCGGTGATGGGCCAGTTGTTCCCGGCGGGCTACTTCCTCGACATCGCAGTCGGCACCTTCACCAAGGCCTTAGGCCTGCGCGAGTTGTG